A window of Sutcliffiella cohnii contains these coding sequences:
- a CDS encoding copper resistance D family protein, whose protein sequence is MSFLNIISQVLLYFSVSVLVGSFILLLVPNRYRPDIHFSKRLMLISAIFIPVCAFFSVLDIVLYIAPRLGLMESFTLVLTSYTVGVAWSFTLLASIFLVLFIIFTYSTEKKSFAYIGTLLTLGIILTVAWSSHAGAMQPSLGIISDFIHLLAASVWVGILLIIALFSKNNQNWLAFLDWFSLVAFGCLTATFLSGIVMSDILTDGYVKSWTISYGQGLLVKHLFLLPVLFYALINGVIVKYKLRKDDRFNPLPWVRLESLLLFIIFAITAVYTQQAPQVSSLTNETISPLFRLFHGTIIDGVQSVGFAVNAYTVCFFFIALLFLGLMILTYKKASHLASFFFSCLFVLSAYIMLMVSVVLR, encoded by the coding sequence ATGAGTTTCCTAAACATTATTAGTCAGGTTCTTTTATACTTTTCGGTATCGGTTTTAGTGGGAAGCTTTATCCTTTTACTAGTCCCTAACCGATACCGTCCTGACATTCATTTTTCAAAGCGCCTCATGCTTATTAGTGCCATTTTCATACCAGTTTGTGCTTTCTTTTCAGTATTAGATATCGTACTTTATATCGCTCCACGCCTGGGACTGATGGAATCCTTTACACTAGTACTGACTTCTTACACAGTCGGAGTTGCCTGGAGCTTCACTTTACTAGCATCTATATTTTTAGTGCTTTTCATTATTTTTACGTATTCTACTGAAAAGAAAAGTTTTGCTTATATCGGTACACTTTTAACTCTCGGGATTATTTTAACAGTCGCTTGGTCTAGCCACGCTGGCGCTATGCAACCGAGCTTAGGAATTATTAGTGATTTTATTCACTTACTAGCTGCAAGCGTTTGGGTTGGGATTTTGCTTATTATCGCTCTGTTTTCTAAAAATAATCAAAATTGGCTTGCATTTTTGGACTGGTTTTCTCTTGTGGCGTTTGGCTGTTTGACAGCTACTTTTTTAAGTGGGATCGTAATGTCGGATATTCTAACGGATGGATATGTAAAGTCGTGGACAATTTCTTACGGGCAAGGATTGTTAGTGAAGCATTTATTTCTATTGCCAGTTCTTTTCTATGCACTCATAAATGGGGTTATTGTAAAATATAAACTGAGAAAAGATGATAGGTTCAATCCACTTCCATGGGTTCGTTTAGAAAGTTTACTCTTATTCATCATATTTGCAATAACGGCTGTCTATACACAACAAGCGCCTCAAGTAAGCTCGTTAACGAATGAAACGATTTCACCCCTGTTTCGTTTATTTCACGGAACAATCATCGATGGGGTTCAATCAGTCGGCTTTGCTGTAAATGCTTATACAGTTTGTTTCTTTTTTATAGCCCTATTATTTTTGGGATTAATGATTTTAACATACAAGAAAGCATCCCATCTAGCATCTTTCTTTTTTAGTTGCTTATTTGTATTAAGTGCTTACATTATGTTAATGGTTTCAGTTGTATTACGTTAA
- a CDS encoding copper resistance CopC family protein has protein sequence MKRIITIATTVLLVLTMSKMVLAHSHFVGSNPSDGEVLTESLQEIVLEFDGNIEQGSYIDLATTAGETVEVQDHIIEENMLTGTLASPLENGDYDVNWSVISADGHPLEGSFSFTVNAPVAEPEVEEQEEITEDPAETPETTDEATDQDVAETEEEIAADEANEGSSSMMIILIVLLVAIIAGGFFFLAKKRK, from the coding sequence ATGAAACGAATTATTACAATAGCAACAACTGTTTTGCTAGTATTGACGATGTCAAAAATGGTGCTAGCTCATTCACATTTTGTAGGCTCCAACCCTTCAGATGGAGAAGTACTCACAGAGTCCTTACAAGAAATTGTTCTTGAATTTGACGGAAATATTGAACAAGGTAGCTACATTGACCTAGCAACTACTGCGGGAGAAACGGTTGAGGTTCAGGACCATATTATTGAAGAAAATATGTTAACTGGTACACTAGCATCTCCACTTGAAAATGGCGATTACGATGTTAATTGGAGCGTTATTAGCGCAGACGGTCATCCGTTAGAAGGTTCTTTTTCCTTTACAGTAAATGCCCCAGTTGCAGAACCTGAAGTGGAAGAGCAAGAAGAAATAACAGAAGATCCAGCAGAAACGCCGGAAACAACTGATGAGGCAACAGACCAAGATGTTGCAGAAACAGAAGAAGAGATTGCTGCTGACGAAGCAAACGAGGGTTCTTCTTCTATGATGATTATTCTAATTGTACTTTTAGTAGCTATTATTGCTGGTGGATTCTTTTTTCTCGCTAAAAAAAGGAAATAA
- a CDS encoding cupin — translation MEFYAFNKENGKEITQFNSHFIMARIIQTNMKANIGCMHLDRDGIVGYHQAVVPQLLLVVGGEGYVRNGKEEYFKVVPGDAVFWEKDEWHETKTDVGLTAIVIESGELNPGLFMPKK, via the coding sequence ATGGAATTTTACGCATTCAACAAAGAAAATGGTAAAGAAATAACGCAATTCAATTCGCACTTTATTATGGCTCGTATTATACAAACGAATATGAAAGCAAATATAGGATGTATGCACTTAGACCGAGACGGAATAGTCGGTTATCATCAGGCAGTAGTCCCGCAGTTGTTGCTCGTAGTAGGTGGAGAAGGTTATGTACGCAATGGTAAAGAAGAGTATTTTAAAGTTGTGCCTGGAGATGCGGTTTTTTGGGAGAAAGACGAGTGGCATGAAACGAAAACGGATGTTGGGCTAACTGCTATTGTCATCGAGAGTGGGGAGTTAAATCCTGGTTTATTTATGCCGAAAAAGTAA